A region of the Sphaerodactylus townsendi isolate TG3544 linkage group LG15, MPM_Stown_v2.3, whole genome shotgun sequence genome:
gagccccacatacctcacatgtctcttgtggggaaaggaagggaaaagagttcgtatgcccctttgagtctccttacaggcgagaaatggggggtataaatccaaactcttcttcttcttaagtgacTCAGTTGAGGGCTAAAAAGTCACACGCGGGAATgtaagatgttttttttaaagccatagaAAAaccatttttcccatttttggttccagaaaaaaaatggacataTATATTCAATACTTACTTTTCTATCAGGAGGCCTGAATAGCCCAAGGTAGCTCAAACTCATCAgcatttggaagctaagcagggttggccatgatcAGCACTtgcacaggagaccaccaaggaagaccagggttgccccgcagaggaaggcaaaccacctctcctcatCTGCTGCCTTGACAACCCCATAAAGGGTAGCAAATTGGTAGCACTTTATGATCATCAAATTTAAAAGGCATCATTTGCAACTTGGTTAACATAAAAAGGGTACTATTCGGCACATGTATGGAATGTAAAAGTGTGTCTGTTTTTTATAATAAAAATTGCATCTGTACCCAATTCTTGAGAAAGAGTTGCAAACTGCTGCACCTTATGTTGCTGTAACACATAGATCTCAATTTTGCCATCAGAGAGGTAGGAAAGAACAAGTTATATATTAAGTGTACTGTTTGGACAGAAACACTCTCAATAAGTAGGAGTACCAGTATATTTGAATAGTAAAAAATGTATGccactgaaaacactgaaatctTTCATAATATATTATTGTTAAATACATTACagcatatcggcaccaaaattatctacatttaaacaaaaaagttcaTTGAAAATGTAAattgaaggtgtgtgtgtgtgtgtgtgtgtcagttcttggagagaactgtgactgacccaacgtcacccagcaggcttcacgtggaaaagtggggaattgaacatggtacatcagattagagtctgtcactcatgtggaggagcaggaaatcaaacccagttcaacagtttaaccacagcaccacactGTTGGCGAGACTTGACAGGATGCTATCATTAAAAGGCAGCTTGTAAAATTTCAGAACACTTAAGAAGTGGGTCCTGAATTAGAGAAATGATTCCCTTGTTCTCCAAATGGCAGAAAAGATAACACTTCAAGTCTCAGGGAGTAAGGTGAACAATAACTAAAGTAAATAACACTAAGTCAATTTCAGCAAGAAAGTAGATTACGCTTCTTTTGAGTGCATAATTTAACTGGACTAATACTGGGCTTACTTTGTAGTAGAAGCAAATCCCAGAACATTCTAAGCAAACAGTTGATACCATCATGTTATGATATGCCCAATTGAGTGATAAGAAATATCCATCATCACCTGCTGTGCAGATATGGCAAGACGAGTGGGGTGCCCAAGCAATGCCATTCACACATGCTCTGTGGTTGTTCAGCCTGGCAACAGGAGTACAAGGGACTCTGACATCTAGAATGACCACcttggaaatggaaaaaaataatggaacaTGAGAAAAGAAATTTTAGGGACAGTCAACCAAATTTCAGACTGTCTTATTAAATTATGTACATAACTGTCACATGTGCCATTTTCttgcagtttctttaaaaaaccagttTACAAGGCATCCCTCTCATGTGAAGAACATACATCATGCTATGTAGTTGATCACAATTTTGGATATCTAGTATAATAACAAAAATGACAACACATCAGAATTATGCTTTAGTTATTTTAGTTAAATTTACTTTTATAAtgtggatataaatgtaaaagtAATCTTATTTCAATCACATACTCTtaaaaggatccgttttgggaccagtgctctttaacctattcataaatgacctggaagtaggggtgggtagcgtggtggccaagtttgcagatgataccaaatgatgtagggtggtgagaactgcaaaagattgtgaagagctccaagcggacctttataaattaggtgagtgggctaagaaatggcaaatgcaattcaatgtagcaaaatgtaaagtgatgcacataggggcaaaaaatccaaacttcacataaatgCTGcagggtcaatgctatcagtcacagaccaggaaagggatttgggcatcttagttgatagtgtcaactcaatgcatggcagctgtgaaaaaggaaaactctatgctggggatgattaggaaaggaattgataataaaactgcaaagattgtcatgcccttatataaagcagtggtgcgaccgcacttggagtactgtgttcagctctggtcgccacatctcaaaaaggatattgaagagatagaaaaagtgcagagaagggcaacgaggatgattgagggattggagcaccttccttaggagaggctgcagcgtttggagaggagagtctagtttggagagaagacgtctgaggggggatatgactgaagtctataaaattatgcatgggttagaaaatgttgacaaagagaattttttctttttttcacaatactaaaaccagggagcatacattgaaaatgctggggggaagaattaggactaataaaaggaaacatttcttcacgcaatgcatgattggtgtttggaatatgctgccacaggaggtggtgatggccactaacctggatagctttaaaaggggtttggacagatttatggagaagtcgatttatggcagtggtggcgaacctatggcacgggtgccagaggtggcactcagagccctctctgtgggcacgcacagagtcccccccccccaacatctaggctggcctgggctgctgggctcgattattagcattaaatctaagacctagttttggggaagcagtgtaggtaaccctgttaagtgctgttaaaccccactgattttcatgtaaagaactaaagcgccatcctttacctgggagtaagctcggttgctggcaatggggcttgcttctgagtaaaccctcctagggttgtgattcacccattagaagagTTGCAGTGTTGCTTTaaagccaagccactgactaccaccaagcttacttcccttgagtaacgcaggcctcggagccaactgttttttctagactaaaacctcagtattcaggttaaattgctgtgttggcactttgcgataaataagcgagtttggggttgcaatttgggcactctgtctcaaaaaggttcgccgtcactgttctagactaaaatctcagtattcaggttaaattgctgtgttggcactttgcgataaataagcgggtttggggttgcaatttgggcactcggtctcaaaaaggttcgccgtcactgatctatggctacaaatcttgattctccttaatctgaggttgcaaatgccttagcagaccaggtgctcgggagtagcagcagcagaaggccattgctttcacctcctgcatgtgagctcccaaaggcacctggtgggccactgcgagtagtagagcgctggactagatggactctggactgatccagcaggctttcttatgttcttaatcttgaAACATGAGACAGCATTTAATGCAACATACAAATTATATACCTGGACATCCAAAAGGTTTCTAACAGGGTACCACGGCAAAGGGTAAGCTTAAAAGACATGAGGCAAGAaggaagagttggcttttataccctgcttttctcaaccataaggagtctcatacttacaacctccttcccttcttctccccacaacagatgccctttgaggtgggtagggctgagagaattctgtgagagttgtgactagcccaaggtcacccagcaggcttcatgtgtaaggaTGGGGAGACAAACCTGGCTGATTCTTGATGTCTCATGGATTAAAGATTGGTTAAGCAACAGGAAGTAGAAAGCAAGAACTGACAGTTCTTGCAATGAAAGAAAGTAAACTATGGGATTCCACAAAGATTGGTATTAAGCCCAGTGATATTGAATTTGTTCATAAAAATGATCTGGAATTGAGGTGCCAAGTGTAGTGGCCAAGTTGGCAGCTGATACCAAACTATTCCGGATGGTGAAAACTTGGGTAGATTATGAAAAATTCCAAGAGCATCTTTCTAAATCAAGTGAGTGGGCAACAAGGTGGCAAACATTGGTGAATGTGATGTACACTGGAACAAAATTCTTGCTTTAAATATGTTGATAGGTTCTGAACTGGCTGAGACCAAAACTGAGACATCTTGGGGATGTACTGGAAAGCATGATAGAAATGTTGGCTCAGtgtgcagcagcagtgaaaaaggaaaactgcatgctggggatgattaggaaataACTGAGAATAAAGCAGGCAACATTGTAGTGCCCTTGTACAGAGAAATGGTGCCCCCAAGCTGGAATACAGTGTACCAATCTAGCTGTCATATCTCAAAAAAgatctggaggagctgggaaaaAGTACCTAAGAGGGCAACTAAGATAATTAAGGGACTGGGAGAACATTTTCTTTCAGGAAAGATGAAAGATTAtggaacttttcagtttagaaaaaagatgacTGGGGGCATTATTTAGAAAATTTTGCATGAGGTAGAAGTGGATAGAGCGAGCTTTTCTTCCTTAAGCCAGGAAAGGACAggatatcaaatctaataaaataaaaaagtactaCACTTTGGGAGCACCCAATGAAGTTTATGAGCAACAAgtttaggacagacaaaaggcattatttctttactcaacaagCAGTTATTGTGGAATTCACTTTCAGTGGATGTTGTGATAGCTTCCAGCATAGACGATTCAACAGAGGGTTAGAGATATTCTTGTAAGACAGACCTATCTATGGCCGCCAGCCATGGTGAATAAAGGGAACCCCCACGTTCAGAGGTAGTTGACTTCTGAAACCCTGTGCTGGGGTGCAACATCAGGGCAGGATCTTGCCCACCATGTACTATTTGTAGGCTTCTGGTGCAACTGACTGGTCATTGTGtaaaacaggatgttggactaggcAGGTCTCAGGTCCAGTCTTCCAGAGTTGCTATTCCAATATGCTACAATAGAGGGGGAGGTGTGTCATCATTTGTTCCAGGTACAGCGTGCTCATGGGTAaattctgtctcaccaaaagcaaaaaccaaaattgtaacttaaTTTGCCACATGCTagactttgttttagaatgcactgttttgggtcctactgcctacctTGTTctgggacccaaatggagcattctaaaacaaagacggttcAGCATGTGGTAAATTAAGTTACaattttggctttttcttttggtgagacagggtATAGCTATCAGTATCTCAGTCCTGCCTGCTCTGACTCACTTGAcataaatgtgataaataaatgtgtaTGTGCCCTACTATGAACAGACCAGACAGCTATAAGGAATCCCTGAAGGAAAGAATAGAACCCCGTGGCCTTCTGATCATGAAGACTAAAAATGAGTCAATATACTCCCCAGTATAAGACCTCAAGGAACACAGCCTCACCTCCATGCCGTCCATGGCCATTGTAGCAAGGTAATTGGGGTCCTGTTTATTCCAGCAAAGGCGGAGCAGTGGGTGATGCTGAGGGTCCTCATAGATAATAGTGCTGTGCTCCAGATGTCGCAAGTCAAACATCCTTACTGAGCCATCAGCACCAACAGAAGCAAACATGTCTCTCCCGCCTCCTGCACGGCTGAATGCAATATCATATACCTGTTCGTatgccaaaaacagaaaatatgatAATAACAACATGGCATTTATTCCAAAATCACTGTCTTCTTCTGTAAGTCTTGTTACACAAACTCCCAAAGTACCCACAAGGAGAACAACGCTGGCATTAAATACAAACCTACTCCTGCCTTTGAGGACAGTTCCCTCAGCAAAATTTCACAAACAATAGTACTCTTCTGCAAAATGCTTAGCTATCTTTGTTATGCTCTCATACCAAAACCAAAGAGTTGCTACGATAGAGGTGAATCCAACTCTGAAGTTGTGACAGAACCCTGACAGCCCACTATCACACATATCACTAGTCCTGTTGCATAGATTAGATCAAGTTCTATTAACCTCAGAAGCTCAAAGGAcctaatggaagaagaagaagagtagaagaagagtttggatttataccccacctctttctcctgtaaggagacgcaaggtggcttaaaagcgcctttcccttccttcccctcagcaTAATGGAGACAAAACATGCACCATCACCTCTTTATCATGAGCAATCAGCTGGGTCTTGACATGGCCTGACACCAAATTCACTCTCCCCAAGACCTGGCCGGTCTCCAAACCCCAGATTGTGCAGGTTGTGTCGATGCTTGAGGTGCCTGgagcagaagggggaaaaaacctcaaaTCAATTACATACAGACAAACCCACTGTATTTATGTGCAATGAACAGAAGATACATTATGGCATACTTGTAAAGCCTGACCCACTAAAATCAGAACCACAAAGTTTGTCAGTTTAAGAATAAACTAGTTCTAGCATTGGTTACCAGCAGCAAACCTGGTGGGGCAGAGAAGTCACTGGGATCAGCAGCAAGGCTCACATGAGTGgaacagggggtggggccaggggatGAAAGTGGCAGTCAAGATAGCTTCAACAACAGGGCAGCTTTGAAAGTTTGCCCCAGGGAGTGCAGGTAGTGAACAAGGCTGCACAAGAGAAAAGTGGCTTTCTGGGCCCAGGTGGTTTAAGGCAAGGAGTGGCTGGGAAGATCATGGAACAAGGAAGAGGAGGGCCAGGAGGGAGCAGAGGAGGGCGGAAGGAGAGAAGAAGTGGGCCAGTTGCAGCACTGGGGCTCTCCTATGTAGTACAATAAAACCCAGGGAAGGGGTGAAGTGAACCACACCTGCAGGTGTGTGGACTGGTGAATAAAACAACACGAGTGAAAAAATAGTGACGGTGCGTTAGGTCTTGGAACTTTAACCAGCTAAACGGACTCCGAAGTTAtaatcagcagcgtttattgaagAGGCAGTAAAGCACCATACTTAGCAAAGTCCATTCTAATGAACTTGACATCTCAGGTCCCATGTATCCCtccaagaatcccccctcccagattcccaAAGAAAGCCTCTGGGCCTGGGCTACGAGTGTACCCAGCCCCAAGGTCAACAACAGATAGcagaggagccacctggtctcctgcccacaacaagataacagtccTAACTTTTCTCACGGGACCGGCGAGGCAGGGGAGGCCTACTTCaccacaaagcatgcaaagccataaagcgcAGGTgagggaaagaatgcacagatggcagtagtTACATATAACAGACCTGGTTACGTTATATTGAAAGAAGCATTGAGTTGCATCTCCACAGCTAGTTACATTGATTCAAGGGTATATCCATCATGCCCAGATAAGCACCACCCTGACACTGTGTTGGGTGAATTGAAAATCCAGTGGGCCCACACTGAGCACTACAGTTACATCTGTCTAATATTTATAAGTATTAATTTGTTAGTACTAATGTTTCACAAATTTTAAAAGgttaggaaacaaaaaaaaatcgaTTCTACCCTAATATTATGCAAGTATTGTATGTATGAAAGTGAAATGTAAATAATATTTAACTAAGTGATTGCTAGTGGCCTTTATCTGAAGCCCAGAGATAGCCCAAATAGTGCAACatttaaaaaggaggagaagCTTGAACAAGACATAAATCAGATTTAATTGAGTTTAAGGGAGACTATCTAAAACATCTAAAGCTTCTTCACATATGTAAGGAGCAAATGAAATGTAAAAGAGGCCCTAGGCCCACAGCTGGGTGAAAACGTGGAGTAAGTAAACAAACCCAGGGCAATCTGCCCTCTAGCTCCCAGCTAGAGTCAAACCAAAATCCTGCCTACTCTTACTTATCTGCTTTCAAATTAACCTCCAGGTGTTTTCGTTTTGAGGGAATGATCTATCTTTTCTTGCAGGCAGTGTTTCCGCTGATAGAGTTGTTTGAAACTATGATACAACTCTTGCATACTTCTGGGTAACAATGTTATGTAAACAAGACCTATGAATGATCTATCTTTTCTTGCACGAAGTGTTTCCACTGATAGTGTTGTTTGAAACTATGATACAACTCTTGCATACAGGGATACACTTCTGAGTAACAATGTTATGTAAACAAGACCTATGGACATGGGTGGACTTTAAGCTGAATATGTGCACCCAGTGTGaggcagcaacaaaaaagaagaggagtttggatttatatcccctctttctctcctgtaggagactcaaaggggcttacaatctccttgcccttcccccctcacaacaaacaccctgcgaggtgggtggggctgaaagagttccgaaaagctgtgactagtccaaggtcacccagctggcgtgtgtgggagtgtacaggctaatctgaattccccagataagcctccacaactcaagtggcagagcagggaatcaaacccggttcctccagatcagaatgcacctgctcttagccactgctcttagccactacgccactgctgctaaagacTAATTTTTTTGGGAGATGTATcaataggggcataacatccagatcgcaagatgtcatagtctcaCTGATGTCACAGTGGCCAGACCACACTAGAAGTACTGTGTGCACTTCTGAAGGcttcactgttaaaaaaaaagtggacAGAATGTAGAGGGTGCAGAGCagagtgacaaggatgatcaCAGGCCTGCAGACAAAgttctacaaggaaaggctgagggactcaggaatgttcagtctgggaaagaggaggttgaggggggatatgattgctttaaatatttgaaaggctgtcatatagaggagggcagggagtctccaggttggcagcagaggataggactcacgtAATAGGTATAAATTAGAGGTGGAATGGTATCGTAcggatattaggaaaaaacacATTATAAGTAATTTAgcagtggaatttgctgcctaGGCAGGTGGTGAGCTCCTCCTTTCTAGCAGTCTTTAAGGGATGGCTGAACGAACACTTGTCGGGGATGCTCTGAACTGTTCCTGCATTAAGCAAAAGGTTAGACTAGATGCtatatgaccccttccaactctgatgCAAAGATGAAGAATAAGGGCACACCCACTTCTAATTTCTTCAAATCTGAGGAAGAAGGAATGTCCCCACTCCCATGACATAATTAACACTGTCACTATACAAACTCATTTGCGGAATATTTGACTACCATCAGAAAGGCTGACAACCAACAATAGTTGACACTATCCTAATGACAAAGTTAATCAGCAGTTAGAATAATACCATCAAGTAACAGATGACCGGCACCAGCCctaaagggttttcaaagcaaggaatgaacagaagtggtttgctatcgccttcctctgcatagcaacccaacTAAGTACTAAGGCTCATCCTACTTAATTTCTGAGTTCCGATGAGATCAGACATTTAAGTTATAATCCACGAATCTTAATTTTTCGTACATAGCTGGAAGATGTAGAATGATGGCCATAAAATGAAGGAACAAACCACTACTTTGAACAACAGATTCACCTACAAAGCCTAACAACCACTTCAGCTTGTCACTCATTCATGGAAGGATGCATTTGGATGTCTCAGAAGAACTAAGGTTAACCTTTCCTGGGTGTCTGCAGACATTAATTTGagaacaactttttttgtttttagtacTTTCCATGGTTGGGCACGTTCTCAAACTCAAGAGTAAAATCTTATGATAAAATCCTCATACCAAGATAGAGTTTTGTTACTCTGCCATCAAACCTCACAACAAAATGACTATTCTGTGATGGAAAGTACAACCAGACATtgtcatagtttttttaaaatgaattctgCTAAATGTAGTAAGGAACACCTTCTAATTTGAGTATATCTCCCTCTCTTGTGCAACGTTTCAGTCTTACCCAGCAGATAAGGATCCACTTCATTCCAATCAAAAGATGTCAGTGGTGCACAGAAATccgaatttttgttgttgttcagcaAACACTCTAGTCTGGTCTCTGTTTCACCTACCTGCAACAAGAAACGTATATGTTACATTGACCATTGAAACTAATCTACTTGTCCATTTAACAGCATGAATATACTCAAGAAGTTTATCACTTAGGGAAAAAGCAGTTCCACATCTTGCTATCTTAggcaatatttaaaaatatttttatctggCCCTTCCCAAAGGCTCAAGTTgctaaaaagattttaaaatcaaaGAGATTAAAACTCAGTCCAATTTTGAGCACACATTCAAACCCCTCATTAGTGGCCAATACTTTCAATAATCTGAGACAAATGAATATATTTGTCCACCAGAAACAGAGAAGTCTAACATTCAATCTTAATAAAAAACACTCTTAAAGGCCTTTCAAAAGGTGACAGAAAGAAGGCCCAATGTATGACTTCAGGCTTCTTTGCTGCTTAAGGTATTGTTGCATCAAGAAAGCTGCAGGTTTCAATGCAAGCTCACAAGAATTCTGCATTACATTAAGATAAGGGGTTCTGCTCTTTTGACTAAAGCACCCAAAAATCAAATTGACGGGGACTTCCCCCGTGGAGGTAACTTTTAATCTGAAAAGAGAAGTTGCCTTTTACTCTGAACAGTGCTTAGCTGCTACCCACTGTCAATCCAGGAACTATGAATAAAAATGCATTCCATAAAGCCAACTTACTCTCCATACACGCAGGTAGTCACCACTGGTTGCCAAAAGATCTGGATAAACCCCCTTGGTGTCTGGGATCCACATTAACTTGGTAGTAGGATATGGGTGATCAAAAGTATTTCTACAAATGAACTCTGAGCTTTCTTCATCTAGCCCAACAAGTTGAACCTATAAGAAGAAGATATCATTCTTATTCACAGTTCTGGCCACACGTCATTTTCCAATCCCTGGAATTAGATAACCAGTTTTTATACAACATTCAGGAAATATAACATGGACACACTTTTACAAATTCATATAAATGACACAGATAACTAAATATCTAcaatctctccctttctctcccatcctAGAGTGAGCAGGTTAGTTCAATTCTTAATTCCAGACAGTGCCACAACCTGAAACCCTCACCCATTTAGCAA
Encoded here:
- the DCAF7 gene encoding DDB1- and CUL4-associated factor 7: MSLHGKRKEIYKYEAPWTVYAMNWSVRPDKRFRLALGSFVEEYNNKVQLVGLDEESSEFICRNTFDHPYPTTKLMWIPDTKGVYPDLLATSGDYLRVWRVGETETRLECLLNNNKNSDFCAPLTSFDWNEVDPYLLGTSSIDTTCTIWGLETGQVLGRVNLVSGHVKTQLIAHDKEVYDIAFSRAGGGRDMFASVGADGSVRMFDLRHLEHSTIIYEDPQHHPLLRLCWNKQDPNYLATMAMDGMEVVILDVRVPCTPVARLNNHRACVNGIAWAPHSSCHICTAADDHQALIWDIQQMPRAIEDPILAYTAEGEINNVQWASTQPDWIAICYNNCLEILRV